In Carya illinoinensis cultivar Pawnee chromosome 6, C.illinoinensisPawnee_v1, whole genome shotgun sequence, a single genomic region encodes these proteins:
- the LOC122313875 gene encoding protein NRT1/ PTR FAMILY 4.3-like, giving the protein METAGVMGDQEAMVDWRGRPFINPSKHGGMRAAGFVLGLQAFEIMAIAAVGNNLITYLINEMHFSLSKSANIVTNFVGTLFLLALLGGYLSDSYLGSFWTMLIFGFVELSGFILLSVQAHLPQLKPPPCNMLSDGEQYCTEAKEMKALIFFVALYLVALGSGCVKPNMIAHGGDQFNQDNPKQSKKLSSYFNAAYFAFSLGELIALTILVWVQTHSGMDVGFGVSAAAMAMGLISLVSGTLYYRNKPPQGSIFTPIAQVFVAAILKRKLQVCSSNRRMLHGSQNKVPNNVSLSSDTGSLLHTEKFRFLDRACIEIHDGAHTEESRWRLCTVTQVQQVKILISVVPIFACTIVFNTILAQLQTFSVQQGSAMDTRLTKFFNIPPASLQSIPYIMLIFLVPVYDTFFVPFARKFTGHNSGIAPLQRIGFGLFFVTFSMVSAAIMEKKRREAAVNLNQKLSIFWITPQFLIFGLSEMFTAVGLIEFFYKQSLKGTKAFLTAMTYCSYSFGFYLSSLLVSMVNKITSSSSNGGWLHENDLNTDRLDLFYWLLAALSFLNFLNYLFWSRWFSKSSCPSSTLKHAAHAEDYPPAYSFDTAKHVGAVDHKYSLNDIYISTSS; this is encoded by the exons ATGGAAACGGCTGGAGTAATGGGTGATCAAGAGGCCATGGTTGATTGGAGAGGGAGACCCTTCATTAATCCTAGCAAACATGGTGGGATGAGAGCAGCTGGCTTTGTCCTTG GGCTACAAGCGTTTGAGATAATGGCCATAGCTGCCGTTGGGAACAACCTCATAACATACTTGATTAACGAGATGCACTTCTCTTTGTCCAAGTCTGCCAACATAGTGACAAACTTTGTCGGAACTCTCTTTCTCCTGGCGCTCCTTGGCGGCTATCTTTCAGATTCATATCTTGGGAGTTTCTGGACCATGCTCATCTTTGGTTTTGTTGAACTTTCT GGTTTCATATTACTCTCGGTTCAAGCCCATCTTCCCCAATTAAAGCCACCACCGTGTAACATGCTGTCTGATGGAGAACAATATTGTACGGAAGCAAAGGAGATGAAAGCTTTGATATTCTTTGTAGCACTCTACTTAGTTGCATTAGGGAGTGGATGTGTTAAACCCAACATGATTGCTCATGGGGGTGACCAGTTCAACCAAGATAATCCCAAACAATCCAAGAAGCTCTCCTCGTACTTCAATGCTGCCTATTTCGCGTTCTCTTTGGGCGAACTTATTGCCCTTACAATTCTTGTGTGGGTCCAAACTCATTCCGGAATGGATGTAGGCTTTGGAGTCTCGGCTGCTGCTATGGCTATGGGATTAATCAGCTTGGTCTCTGGTACTTTATATTACCGGAACAAGCCCCCTCAAGGAAGCATTTTCACCCCCATTGCTCAA GTTTTTGTGGCtgcaattttaaaaagaaagttgCAAGTTTGTTCATCTAACAGACGAATGCTTCACGGAAGCCAAAACAAGGTGCCAAATAACGTTAGCTTGTCTTCTGATACTGGCAGTCTCCTTCACACTGAAAAGTTCAG GTTCTTGGACAGAGCTTGCATCGAAATCCACGACGGGGCTCATACAGAGGAAAGCCGATGGAGATTGTGCACGGTTACTCAAGTGCAGCAAGTGAAGATTCTGATCTCAGTTGTTCCGATCTTTGCATGCACCATCGTTTTCAATACCATTTTAGCCCAACTCCAAACATTCTCAGTCCAACAAGGAAGTGCAATGGATACAAGACTCACAAAATTCTTCAACATTCCACCAGCTTCACTTCAATCCATCCCCTACATAATGCTCATCTTTCTAGTCCCTGTCTATGACACTTTTTTTGTCCCTTTTGCCAGAAAATTCACGGGACACAACTCTGGAATTGCCCCTTTACAGCGGATAGGCTTCGGCCTGTTTTTTGTAACATTTTCAATGGTTTCAGCTGCCAtaatggagaagaagagaagggagGCTGCAGTAAACCTAAACCAAAAACTATCCATTTTCTGGATCACCCCTCAATTCTTAATCTTTGGATTATCGGAAATGTTTACGGCCGTAGGCctcattgaatttttttacaaacaaTCCTTGAAAGGGACGAAAGCATTTTTAACAGCCATGACATATTGCTCCTACTCGTTTGGATTCTATCTGAGTTCCTTACTGGTTTCAATGGTGAATAAGATCACCTCAAGTTCCTCAAATGGCGGTTGGCTCCATGAAAATGATCTCAACACAGACAGGCTAGATCTTTTCTACTGGCTCCTGGCAGCCCTTAGCTTTCTAAACTTCCTCAATTATCTCTTTTGGTCCAGGTGGTTTTCTAAGAGCTCATGCCCATCAAGCACCTTAAAACATGCGGCTCATGCAGAGGATTATCCCCCAGCTTATAGCTTCGACACCGCAAAACACGTTGGAGCTGTTGATCATAAATATTCCTTGAATGACATATATATCTCAACAAGTTCCTAG